The Thalassotalea piscium sequence ACCTGCTGCAAGGTTTTTATAACTATGACGATGAAATGCTTTACCGCGCTTATTTGTACCTCTACCATCCATTTTTATTACAATAAAGCCAAGCTCTGCTAGGGCAGGGCGTTGGTTGGTATAGGTGTTAAATGACTTTGGTGTAAAGAAGTTGTGCGGACCAGTGTAAGTATCATCAATAATAGGATAAGACTTTTTATCATTAAAATTACTGGGTTTATATATCAAACCGTACAAGGGAGTTTTACCATCATCGGCTAATACTGTAAACGGTTCAGGTGGTTGCCAACCAATAGCTGTTAACTCGCTAATATCAGCCTGATCTAGCTTAAGTAGTTTTTTTCCGGTACTTGCATCTCTAAGCCACGACTGCGTTGGAGTGCTTGGGTCAGAATAACTGTCAATAATATAGTTATAATTAGGTGAGATAATAGCGCTGTGCTCTAACGGTTCTGGTGTCAGTAGCTTTAAATTTGAACCATCAAGGTTAATACGATAAAGGTGGCGAACATACGGATCTTCGTTGGCTTCTTTCCCTGATGCTTCAAAATAAAGCACACCTTTTTCTTCATCAACGCCTTTAATATCTCTAACTGTGTATTGCCCTTTGGTGATCGGATTAATTAGCGCCCCATTGTTAGCATCATATAAATATAAATGTTGATAACCACTGCGTTGAGAGCTCCAAATTACCTGTTCAGATTGCGTTAAATTTTTAAAGGTTTGAACCCAAGGGTCGATAAACTCTTCATCAGTTTCTTTGATTAAAGAAATAACACGGGCTTCTTTGGCAATTACTTTTCTTAAGTGGTATTCACGATTTCCGCGACGGCGATCATGGTAATAAAAATCGTTGTTATGCCACTCTCCCCAAATTGCACCGCCATAATATGTTTGCATAATTTTAGGTGCATCGAGTAACTTCCCTTGCTGGGCAACAGTATCAATTAAATAAATTTGCGCGTTTGGTAATATACTGTCACCAGCTTTCGGGTAATAGTAGCTAACGGTATTCACACTAAAACCGTTATCGCTCACGCTATCTGTAAGTGTTAATTTGTTTACGCCTGATCTAAAGAGTTTATAACTTATTAAGTACTTACTATCGTCAGACCAATAAACTTGTAAGTTGTCTTGTGGCTCGTAATTTGAATTGGCTAATAAGGCTTCAGGGTAAGGATGTTTTACAGCGTAAGGCTCGCTTTCTGAGCCATCATCAGTCATTTGCTTACAAGTACTGGTTTCAGCACTACATAAGTACAAATTATAATCTACAACCTTTACATAGTGTTGGTTATTCGGTGAAAGGTACTTTGCAACAGGTTTATCAACGCTATTATTAAGTAAGCATGAGTAGGGCTTGGTATTGATAGCACAGGTATATTTATCTTTTTCGATAGCGAAAGAGAGCATGTTTCCATCAAAACTCACCTGATCTAATGGTTTAGTGCGCCAGTCTATCTCTATAAATGGCTTAAGGGCATGCTTAAGCAAGGTTTGTTCAAACAGCGCCTGCTTACTTTCTGAAGAAACTAAAAC is a genomic window containing:
- a CDS encoding S9 family peptidase: MNKLLVMLLGMLVLGCQLSPASTSIKAANIERAQLFSPENLKGKVHNLSITPHWINNKDHFWFERYSSENGQEFVLVSSESKQALFEQTLLKHALKPFIEIDWRTKPLDQVSFDGNMLSFAIEKDKYTCAINTKPYSCLLNNSVDKPVAKYLSPNNQHYVKVVDYNLYLCSAETSTCKQMTDDGSESEPYAVKHPYPEALLANSNYEPQDNLQVYWSDDSKYLISYKLFRSGVNKLTLTDSVSDNGFSVNTVSYYYPKAGDSILPNAQIYLIDTVAQQGKLLDAPKIMQTYYGGAIWGEWHNNDFYYHDRRRGNREYHLRKVIAKEARVISLIKETDEEFIDPWVQTFKNLTQSEQVIWSSQRSGYQHLYLYDANNGALINPITKGQYTVRDIKGVDEEKGVLYFEASGKEANEDPYVRHLYRINLDGSNLKLLTPEPLEHSAIISPNYNYIIDSYSDPSTPTQSWLRDASTGKKLLKLDQADISELTAIGWQPPEPFTVLADDGKTPLYGLIYKPSNFNDKKSYPIIDDTYTGPHNFFTPKSFNTYTNQRPALAELGFIVIKMDGRGTNKRGKAFHRHSYKNLAAGTDDHVWAIQQLAKKRPYFDLSRVGIFGFSAGGYDTMQAMLRHNNFFKAGVSASGNHDFRVDKSGWNEIWMGWPETEHWDQQSNYTNVERLKGKLLLAHGELDSNVHPSATLRLVDKLIKANKEFDLLIMPKMGHVLDNSPYFVEKRWRFFIEHLQP